The Homo sapiens chromosome 17 genomic scaffold, GRCh38.p14 alternate locus group ALT_REF_LOCI_1 HSCHR17_2_CTG2 DNA segment caagtgatctgcccacctcggcctcccaaggtgctgggattacaggtatgagccacacgCCCAGCCTTTGTTCCATGTTTTCATACTTACTTCAACCCAGTGCTAATAAAGTCTGTAATAAATGTCAAGAGTTACATCTAGTGACTCAGTAAggccagataaaaataaaaaaaagcagagaggaaaaaaaaaaaagaaaataaaaaggagtaaGATCCATCATACACACAGCACCATGCCAGATGTTACCGTCATCTGAACTCACAGGAAGACCTGAGGGTAGAAATCTATTTTCCTCCAAACAGGGAATGGGAACAAGAGGCAGTGATAACTCTGACAACATACATTCCATTTCTCATTCAAGccaggactgcaggtgcatgccaccacgcctggtgatttttttttttcactttttgttaaaaaaagcTGAGgtctatgtttcccagactggtcttgaacacctggtctcaagtggtcttcctgccttagcctcccagagcactaggattacaagtgtgagccactgtgcccagtctgtaCTAGCTTTTACACTGAACCATCAATTCttctgaaaagaaaggaagggagagagggaggaaggaagaagaaaggaaggaggtagGAGAGCAAGGTGTGAGCGTGGAAGAGAGGAATAAAGGAATTAACACCATGTAATGGCTGGCCAGAAGGAAGTGGGCTGCCAAAGATATTTCATCAGTAAAGGCAAAAATTAATTCCTGAGGAAGAACTGGCTTTTTGAATGATTTAGAAAGACCCGTGCACCTGCCACTCCTCGGAATGAGGACTTCTGGGTGTGCATCTCTTCAAACCTCTACTAGGCCTATTTCCTCCCGGATTCTACTCAATGAACATTAGTGGTAAGGAACTTCAAGTCCCCTGAAGCAAAAACAAGTTTTTGCGGGAAAATTCCATTTAAGTGCTTTGATAGAGACCACTTATTACACTCAAATCCATCTGAACCCACCTTCTTTTAGACAACgacaaacagaaagcaagaaaCAGATGAGGATGTAGATGAGGAAAAACATTTGAGGTTAATTCCTGTGAATTCAGGTGGTGTTATTAAAGTAGTCCAAGTGTGTTTAGTAGATCAATTAAGAACATTCAGTTATACAGTTTTAAGCTTACTCATTCCCAAACAGGTTTTCTATGAAGAAGAGAAAACCCAACATTCAATGCCAACATCAGTGCTTAGCGGCTTGCCATCTACAACATCCCAATGCTGTAGTCAGCATTGCTACAAAGCTCTAAGAGGACCGAGAGGAGACCCTGCAGCAGATCTCTTCTTTCTACATTGTGCACGTTATGTACCTCCAAAGCCAAGGCTGTCTTGTCGTAGGCATTGGGGACTCGCTTCTGGATAACCCTGGCATATATGGGCCCATTCTGGAGGTTAGGGAGCGGAGTGTTGACGCTGGGTTGGGCATAGGGCCCAGGCTCCGGCCCACCCAGTGGCTGTGGGTGGGAACCCTCCTGGTTACCTCCAATCAGAGCCGATACTGAGGCGGAGGCAGGTCTATACTTCTCGACGTAAGGGACTGGAATCATCCCTCTCTTGCCTTCGCTGTCCTCCGCATTCCACCACTGCTCTTCAGGCTTGTCCCGGATTCTCAAGATGTCTCCTTTCTTAAAGGGAAGATCTTCCTCATCATTCCCATTAAAGTCAAAGAGGGCTCGCACATACTCCGCCTCCTCCTGCCTGAGAATCACTCCACTACCCTGCCTGGATCTGGAAACTGGTTCTATCAACGTTGTAGTGTCCAAATAGTGTATTTTGTAGAATTCCAGTAAAGCAGGCAATGAATCAAACTCTTGATCTCCTATTCGGAGTCTGGAGGGGCTCACCCctggaaaaaacagagcaggctGTTATTTAATGATGTACTACACTGGAAATGAaatgcagattttatttttattttttttagagttgggatctcactatgttacccaggctggtcttgacctccggggctcaagtgatcctctcaccacaaactcctgagtagctgggactacaggagcccaccactgtgcctggccgaaatGGAGCTTTCATGCATGCCTCATACACATTTAGTCAAGATTTAATCAGCaaaaaaaactctagaaaaaATAACCCCTTCTCTTCACAGCACACCAACATCACATTTGGAAGCTGAAACATCCCCTGGGAAGAAAGATGCCCATCACTACAGCCCCAGGGAAGGATGAGGAGGCCAGGAGACTAGGCTGATCAGGACGTGCTCTCATACTTGATCAACGACGGGGGCTTTCACTGCATTCTCCAAATATGTTCTGTCGCTACCCCATTTACAGAGCAGTGTAAGCCTCAAGGTTCtgttgcatgtttttttttttttgagaccaaatctcactgtgtcgcccaggctggagtgtagtggcgtgatctctgctcactgcaacctctgcctcccgggttcaagcgattctcccgtctcagcctcctgagtagctaggattacaggctcccaccaccatgacaagctaatttttttttttttttttgtatttttagtagagacggggtttcaccatgttggccaggctggtctcaaactcctgatctcaggtgatccacccacctcagcctcccaaagtgctgggattacaggtgtgagctactgcgcctggcctgcatcTACTTTTCAACCTCAGGAAATGTAGCAAGCTCTTGTTTTTCATGGGTCCCTGCTGCTGTTCAGAAGGTGGAGAGAGCTTGTGTCTGCACTGAGCTCACACATTTTTTCTCTTCACATCTAGAATGTATAATTCCGAAGAAGAAAAACTATCTCTTGTTGTGGTTTTCGttgtttttgggacagagtctcgctgtgtcgctcaagctggagtgcagtggcacaatcacagcttactgcagccttgacctcccaggctcaagtaatcctcccacttcagcctcctgagcagctgggactacaggcacgctcaACCAtatctgggtaatttttaaatattttgtagagatggggtttcactatgttgcccaggctagtctcaaacacctgggctcaagcaatccttcggcctcaaccttccaaagtgttgggattacagggatgagccacagtgcctggcctctggTATCTTTTTAAATCTAAGATAGGTGATCTCAATTTTATCTTTGACAGCTAAAAGGTAAAAGAACCAAGAAGCTGAACTGAAAAACTAAGGGGCTAACTGCTTAAAAATCAATTCCCGAGATcgtaaataaaacagaaactagaCTGTTCGCTATGAAGCAAAcaggtcattaaaaaaaaaatgcttggggAAATAAAGGGTTAAAACACTCAACATCTGATAACACACTGAGGATCCAGAGAAAGAACATATTACAAACGCTTAAAATTCCTAAGACACGAGTGTGTATGGTGGCCCTACATACCATAGTTCAGAATGGATTTATTCTATGCTGAGATTCTAAAactcaaggaaaataaatgaacacagtCAAACAAAACGAGTAAATTCAAACAAGAGtcaaagtttctttaaaaaaaaaaaaatgagtcagggttttgctgtgtcacgcaggctggagtgcagtggcatgatcatagctaactgcagcctcagcctcaagcaagcctcccacccaGCCTCACGAATAGCTTCaaatacaggcacacgccaccacgcccggctaatttttgtattttttgtagagatggggtttcaccacgttgcccagactggtgaaCTCCCGGGATTGTTAGGATTTCGGCTTCCCCAAGTTTTGGGATCATAGGTGTGGGACACcacgacggagtctcgctctgtcccccaggctggcgtgcagtggcacaatctcgactcagtgcaagcttcgcctcccgggttcacgtcattctcctgcctcagcctcccgagtagctgggactacaggcacccgccaccatgcctggctaattttttttgtatttttaatagagacggggttttaccgtgttagccaggatggtctcgatctcctgacctagtgatccacccgcctcggcctcccaaagtgctgggattgattacaggtgtgggccactgcacccggccacaaagTTTCTAATTAGGAATGCAAACCTTTAACTCCCACTCGGCTAAGCACCCAAAACAGCAAACTATTTTCATTGGATTTTTCACATTATGGTTTCCTGAAGAAGTAATAAACAACTCTCTAATAATAACAACTAGTAAACATTCTCCATAGAGAATGAGTTTTAgctgggcacggttgctcacatctctaaccccagcacttagggaagctgaggcaggtggatccctggagctcaggagttcaagaccaacccgggCAACATGGCTGTCACtgcaaaaaacttaaaaaattagctgggcatggtggcacacttttgtagtcccagctactcaggacactcaggtagggggatggcttgagcctggaaggtcaaggctacagtgagccatgatcacgccactgcactccagcctgggcaacagagcaagactctgtgtcaaacaaacaaaaaaaagaaaatgaattttgttgggcgtggtgcctcacacctgtaatcctagaactttaggaggctgaggtgggaggatcacttaagtgcaggattttgagaccagcgtAGGCAACACAGCCAAGacctcatcactacaaaaattatttaaaaattagccaggttggacaggcgcggtggctcacgcctgtaatcccagcactttgggaggctgaggcaggtggatcacaaggtcaggagatcaagaccatcctggctaacacggtgaaaccccgtctctactaaaaatacaaaaaattagctgggcgtggtggtgggcacctgtagtcccagctgctagggaggctgaggcaggagaatggcatgaacccaggaggcagagcttgcggtgagccgagatcgcgccactgcactccagcctgggcgacagagcgggactctgtctcaaaaaaaaaaaaaaaattagccaggcatagtggtgcatgcctgcagttgcagctacttgggaggctgaggtgagagatcgcttgagcctaggagtttgtgagtacactgagccatgatcgtgtcaacgcactccagcctgggggaccgAGCAAGACCttgactcttaaaaaaagaaaaaataaatgtttgaaaaaaaatgactgggcacagtggtttacgtctgtaatcccagcactttgggaggccaaggcaggaggactgattgaggccagtagttcaagaccagcctgggcaataaagtgagacccaatctcctaaaaaaacaaaaaacaagccgggcacgtggctcacacctgtaatcccagcactttgggaggccgaggcgggtggatcatgaggacaggagagcgagacttcgtctcaaaaacaaacaaacaaacaaacaaaaaaaccattagccaggcaaggtggtgcatgtctgttagtcccagcttctcgagaagctgaggtgggagaatcgcctgagcccagggagtcaAGGCTACCGTGagtcgtgatcatgccactgcattccagcctgggcaaaagagagagaccttgtctcaaaaaacctAAAATCCAAATGAGTTTTGTGAGTTTTTGGCTTTGTTGTTGTCTTGTGACAGagtggtctggctctgtcacccaggcgggagtgcagacCTCAGCTgagtgcaacctctacctcccaggctgaagccatcctcttacctcagcctcctgagtagctgggcctacaggcacgcatcaccacgcccaactaattttttgtagtaatgggatttcgccatgttgcccaagccagtctcgaattcctgagctcaagttatccatctgccttggcctcccaaagtgctagtattacaggcgtgagccaccacgcctggccttggctttgttttttgagacaggagactccctatgtggcccaggctcatcttaaactcctgggtccagcgatcctctcaccttagtctcctgagtacatgattttgttatttctttttagagacagggtctaactctgttgtccaagctggagtgcagtagtgtgatcacagctcaccgcagtctcaaactcctgggctcaagatattctcccacctcagccttctgagtagctgggactaaaggtgcggGTGGCAttgcacccagctgatttttttttttgagatggagtcacattcttgtcacccaggctggagtgcactggagccatcttggctcacggcaacctccacctcccgggttcaagcaactctcctgcctcagcctcccgagtagctgggactacaggcccgcgccaccacacccggctaatttttgtatttttagtagagacaaggtttcaccatcttggccaggctggtctacaactcctgacctcgtgatccatccacctcggcctcccaaagtgctgggattacaggcgtgagccactgtgcccggcccttcacccagctgattttgaaattttttttatagagacagtgtcttgctttacTGCCCAGGCTgcggttttgtttttgttttctgagatagggtctggctctgtggcccaggctggagtgcagtggcatgatcttggctcactgaaacctccacttcctgggctcaagccattctttcacctcagcctcccaagtcgctgggactacaggcatgcactaccatgcctgtatttttttttgtattttttgtagagacagggtttcaccatgttgcccaggctggtcttgaa contains these protein-coding regions:
- the CRK gene encoding adapter molecule crk isoform a (isoform a is encoded by transcript variant II; The RefSeq protein aligns at 74% coverage compared to this genomic sequence); its protein translation is MAGNFDSEERSSWYWGRLSRQEAVALLQGQRHGVFLVRDSSTSPGDYVLSVSENSRVSHYIINSSGPRPPVPPSPAQPPPGVSPSRLRIGDQEFDSLPALLEFYKIHYLDTTTLIEPVSRSRQGSGVILRQEEAEYVRALFDFNGNDEEDLPFKKGDILRIRDKPEEQWWNAEDSEGKRGMIPVPYVEKYRPASASVSALIGGNQEGSHPQPLGGPEPGPYAQPSVNTPLPNLQNGPIYARVIQKRVPNAYDKTALALEVGELVKVTKINVSGQWEGECNGKRGHFPFTHVRLLDQQNPDEDFS
- the CRK gene encoding adapter molecule crk isoform b (isoform b is encoded by transcript variant I; The RefSeq protein aligns at 61% coverage compared to this genomic sequence), which produces MAGNFDSEERSSWYWGRLSRQEAVALLQGQRHGVFLVRDSSTSPGDYVLSVSENSRVSHYIINSSGPRPPVPPSPAQPPPGVSPSRLRIGDQEFDSLPALLEFYKIHYLDTTTLIEPVSRSRQGSGVILRQEEAEYVRALFDFNGNDEEDLPFKKGDILRIRDKPEEQWWNAEDSEGKRGMIPVPYVEKYRPASASVSALIGGR